From a single Thermanaerothrix sp. genomic region:
- a CDS encoding aminodeoxychorismate/anthranilate synthase component II produces MILMIDNYDSFTWNLVQYLSELDEVRTVRNDRITPSKIKAMNPSHIVISPGPGIPEDAGVSMEVIRTFMERIPILGVCLGHQAIGCAMGGRLVRSAKPCHGKTSSIHHSGEGIFSGLPTPFKATRYHSLVLEESSLPEELKVTARTDDGTIMALQHLSLPLFGVQFHPESVLTQGGMRIIRNFYHTKPTRKELRHQC; encoded by the coding sequence ATGATCCTGATGATAGACAACTACGACTCATTCACCTGGAACCTGGTGCAGTACCTCTCGGAACTGGACGAGGTACGGACGGTCCGAAATGACCGGATCACACCTTCAAAGATCAAGGCCATGAACCCCTCCCACATCGTCATATCCCCGGGACCTGGGATCCCAGAGGACGCGGGGGTGTCCATGGAAGTGATCCGGACCTTCATGGAGCGGATCCCCATCCTGGGGGTCTGTCTTGGGCACCAGGCGATAGGCTGCGCCATGGGTGGACGCCTGGTTCGATCGGCCAAGCCGTGCCACGGCAAGACCTCCTCAATCCACCACAGCGGAGAGGGCATCTTCTCCGGACTGCCCACCCCCTTCAAGGCCACCCGCTACCACTCGCTGGTGTTGGAAGAAAGCTCCCTTCCCGAGGAGTTAAAGGTCACCGCCAGGACGGATGACGGAACCATCATGGCGCTTCAGCACCTGAGCCTTCCCCTCTTCGGGGTCCAGTTTCATCCCGAATCGGTACTCACCCAAGGGGGCATGAGGATCATCAGGAACTTCTACCACACAAAACCCACCAGGAAGGAGCTGAGACACCAAT